A window of Streptomyces sp. NBC_01224 genomic DNA:
GACGAGGGTGCCTCCAGCCAGAGGGAGTGCCCAGCTGGGCCAGTGGCGGTGGCGGACCACGATGACCTTGGCGACGAAGGCCCCGTAGAGGAAGCAGCCGGTGAGCGAGTGCAGCGCCACGCGGGCGTCGGTCAGCTGGACGCCGTAGGTGGTGATGCAGTGCTGAGCGATGGGGAGGGAGAGGAGGAAGGCGGTCAGACCGATGAGGCGGTGCGTCGTGTGGACCCGGTGCGGTGCGGTTCGCAGTGCGGGCAGGCGGCCGTACATCCAGAGGGCGAGAAGTAGCTGAATCAGCGCCAGGCCCAGCAGTGCGGAGCCGAGTTGGGCTTTGAGCAGTCTGGCGTCGTCGCCGCGCTGCCCGAAGAGGCTGTTCTCGTAGGCGGGGGTGTGTACCCGGCCGTACCAGTAGAGGCCGATCATGACCGCCACGGGCAGGAGCATCCACAGGACGCCGTAGAGCCGTCGGTGGTTGGCAGGGTGAGCGAGGCCGTCCACGTGATCAGCCGCCCCCGCTCTCGATTTTGCCGCCCTGGAACTGGACGGCATCCCACGTGGTGCCGAGCGCGGCGCTGGGAGTGCCGGTGGTGCGGGCCGACGGCCCGGAGACAAAGCGAGGATCGG
This region includes:
- a CDS encoding DUF6529 family protein, whose translation is MDGLAHPANHRRLYGVLWMLLPVAVMIGLYWYGRVHTPAYENSLFGQRGDDARLLKAQLGSALLGLALIQLLLALWMYGRLPALRTAPHRVHTTHRLIGLTAFLLSLPIAQHCITTYGVQLTDARVALHSLTGCFLYGAFVAKVIVVRHRHWPSWALPLAGGTLVTAIALVWYAAPFWYLNGFQVPGL